CTCTCCATCCATCTCCCAGAGCAACTGGTAGAATTTCTTTCCGTTATCCAGAGTCTGCTCACGCAGAAAGACATTATCTGACATCTTCTCCAGGTTCGTTTTTAATTTTGCTAATGCCTTCTCTCGTGCTTCCTCTGCCGCCTGATCTTTTTCTTGAGCGAAGGCTGCTCCATTGGCCATGACAACAAACATCAGGGAAAAAGCCAGCAGTGATCGAATCATTACGTGCAAGTTCATTTTAGTTTCCAATCTGTAAATTCTTGAGCAGGTTGAGTTAAATTCAGCAGTAAGTTGACTAAGAATCATCGTGAAACAAAGCGCTGCTTCAGCGCGATTCGTTGACGGGCACGACAGCCACGACAAGCTCCTTTACGACTCCGTTTTCGTACTGTACGGCCAGACCGAGATCGCGATACAACTGGTGATACTCGTTGACGTCGAACAAATGTGCGAGTTCAACATCCCAGTCATCACCGAATTGTTTTCTGATGTCGGCACTGGGCATGCCCAGGGAGACCTTGATCGATTCTCCGCCGAGTCCCGGGCGGCGTACTGTGATGGCAGGGGCTGCCTTACCGTCGAGGATCACAGCCAGTACTTCACGTGTTGCCAGCACGGTAATGCCCAGGTCTTTGTACTTGTAGTACTTCAGATTCGTCCCTTCGACGACGGGGATTTCGACATCAGCCGGTCCCAGATCGTCTATGAGTTGTTTGAGGCTCTGGCTGAGACCGATCACTTTTCCATCGGCGAGTTTGACAGCCGTCACCGGACGCCAGTCCTTGATTCCGGGCTTACGAAACTCGGACTTTGCTTTCGGTTTGACCCCGGCGGCTTTAGCCAGAACGACGTAATCGTCGTAAGCGATCGGCCACCAGGAACTGGCAGCGGTCATGCCATTCAAATATTCCTCGAACAGCTTGAGAGCCGTCTCTTGTTTCTCTCTTTCCGTATTGGCGGTGAGAGTACGTGCCTGGTTGAAACGCAATGCGGATTCCATCGCTTTAACGGCTTCTCCGTTGCCACGCACCGTTTTGGCTTTGGCCAGTAACTGTAAGGTGGAAGTCATCAGTTCCGGACTGAAACCGCGTGCCGATCCGGAGTTGATCAAAATGGAAGCATGGACCAGAGGATCGAGCGTCTTCGCCAGCTGTTCGTCCTTGAGGGCTGTAAAGACTTCATCAAACCAGCGTTCTGCCTGACCAACATCTTTTCCACCGGGATGAATCAGGTAAGCGACTGCCAGGTTGGCTTTGACCATCAGAAAAGGGTCTTTCAGTTGTAACCTTTCCTTGAGCCGTAAAGCTTCGCGGAAAGCACCGACCGCTTCAAACCACAATTTTTCATCTACGCCACGCACGGCGGGTTCCAGTGAATCGGGACGCCGATAGAAACCACCGACAACAAGATGACCCACGTCAAAGTTGCGCAAGTCTTTTTCGTCCAGGCCATCGCAATACTGCATCAATAATGCATAACCAAGATTGGCCCAGGCCTCGTAGCATTCCGGGAAGTCCTCTGTGACGTTTCGGAAACAGATTTCTGCGTGTGGATAATGCTGATTCTGCAGAAACATCACACCGGTCTGAAATGAACTGAGTGATTGCCACATGGCTTTTGTCCGCTCATCGTCAAACAGGTATCCGGCACGGTCTTCCCAGGAGGGGTGATTCAGTTTTAACCCTTCAAAACGGCAGTACGGTGGACCGCTGCCACGCCATCCATTGAGATCGCTGACAAGTCCGCGACGTGTATAACCGGCTTTGAACGCCAGCTGCATCCCGAACAGGTCCGCTTCGAGTTCCTTCTCGCGATCTGTGGCGAGTCGGACCATCTGCAGATCGTTCCCGAACTTCTGAAAAAACTCAATCTTCTTGTGGCTGTGACGGTAGTAGAGGTGTCCCAGTTCGTGGCCGATCGTGAATGCCAGCGTTTCTTCATCAAATTTGGCAATCTTTTCGATGGTATCGACTGTCACTTCGATAAACGGGACCTCAACGCCGTCCTCGGTTCGAAACCCCGCGAAGGCATTGGCAAATCCAGGATCGATGACAGTAACTTTGGGAGGCCAGACTTTCCAGCCTTCTGGCTGTTCCATGACGGCCAGTAATCGCTTGGTCACCCGATCCACAACTTCACGGTGCTTATCAGTGATCTCCCCGAACGACTGTTCGGGGAGCGTCCCGAGGAATATGCCCAGGAACAGCATATAGAACAGTGTCTTTCTTAGATTAATCATTGTCTTACCTTTTCTTGAAAGTTGCCCGTTGCGTTAGTCCGCAAGACGCGACTGTGAGAAGATATTCAGATTAATCGAAGAAGTTTCTTCGCTATCGACACCGGGAGTGTTTCTCGCCGACTGGGAAGCAGGCAGACTGATCTGCCCTTGATCCCCGGCTTTGGTGGTATCGAAAGAGAAATTCAACGAACCAGATTTGGGTGTAGACGCCTCGGATAACGAGGTCCGTCCGAGTTGACCGATCGACCCGCTTTGGCTGAGCACGGCGTTGCGATTGTCTGAGAAACTGTTTCGGCTGAGGGATCCCGCTGCCATCTGAGCAGTGGAATCTTGACGGGCAAAGGCAGGTGCTCCCTGCTGTTTTGCAAGAGTTCCGGCAGTGGAAGCCTGGGAGACTTTCAGACCTGCCACAGAATCTTTGATTCGTGAAGGGGCATCCGGGAATGTGATTTCCTGAGCCGTAACCTGGTTCATGGATAAGTAGACCAGGTTTCCGGCGATGCATGCAGACAGAACAGAAATTTTCATCTTTTTCATAGTAATCTCCTGTTGGGTTGCTCATGTTCTCCAGCTGTGGAACAGTATTGCGTGTTAATGAAGTTTACATTTCGCAAAACATCAGGTGCCAAACTTGAAAATGAACTTTCGAGTCTGCACCAGTGCACTGTCCCATACAGCGGATCATTCGACTTGTGACAGGTGATTTGCAAAAAAGTTATGAAAAAAAACAAAACACAAGGAATCAGATTCCATCTCGACTGGATTGTCTGCGTACCTGTGTCTTCTTGAGAACTTAACCTCCCGATATTAGTTCCTGCGTCAATAAGAATTGTGGTTCGATGGGTGCT
Above is a window of Gimesia sp. DNA encoding:
- a CDS encoding M48 family metalloprotease, which produces MINLRKTLFYMLFLGIFLGTLPEQSFGEITDKHREVVDRVTKRLLAVMEQPEGWKVWPPKVTVIDPGFANAFAGFRTEDGVEVPFIEVTVDTIEKIAKFDEETLAFTIGHELGHLYYRHSHKKIEFFQKFGNDLQMVRLATDREKELEADLFGMQLAFKAGYTRRGLVSDLNGWRGSGPPYCRFEGLKLNHPSWEDRAGYLFDDERTKAMWQSLSSFQTGVMFLQNQHYPHAEICFRNVTEDFPECYEAWANLGYALLMQYCDGLDEKDLRNFDVGHLVVGGFYRRPDSLEPAVRGVDEKLWFEAVGAFREALRLKERLQLKDPFLMVKANLAVAYLIHPGGKDVGQAERWFDEVFTALKDEQLAKTLDPLVHASILINSGSARGFSPELMTSTLQLLAKAKTVRGNGEAVKAMESALRFNQARTLTANTEREKQETALKLFEEYLNGMTAASSWWPIAYDDYVVLAKAAGVKPKAKSEFRKPGIKDWRPVTAVKLADGKVIGLSQSLKQLIDDLGPADVEIPVVEGTNLKYYKYKDLGITVLATREVLAVILDGKAAPAITVRRPGLGGESIKVSLGMPSADIRKQFGDDWDVELAHLFDVNEYHQLYRDLGLAVQYENGVVKELVVAVVPVNESR